In Bradyrhizobium sp. 195, the sequence ACATCCTGGTGCGGATGAGCGACGGCGCCTCAGTGCTGATCGCGAGCGATGCCGAAGGTGTCGCGGTGGAGGAGGCGGCGGGCCTCGATCTGACGGTGCCGGAGCACACGGTGCGGCTGGAGAAGGTCGAAGTTCCCATTGGCTCGATCCTGCCGCCCGGCACATGGGACATGCTCAACTCGGATGCCACCGTGCTCCGGGCCGCGGCCATCCTGGGATCGGCCGAAGCATGCCTGTCGCTCGCACAGGAGCATGCCTCGACACGCCGCCAGTTTGGCCACGCCCTGTCTTACAACCAGGCCATTCGCCATGCGCTGGCGCGCCAGAAGCTCGCGCTCGAGAGCATCCGTCATGCGATCACGCGGAGCCTGTCCGACGACGGCGGCCCAGTGCAGCGCGATGCGGCGTTCCTGGCAGCGGCGACCTATGGCTGCTCGATCAGCGAGGGCGCTCTGCAGATCCATGGCGGCATGGGCTTTACCTGGGACGTGCCGGTGCATCGCCATCTGCGCCGTATCCGCACGCTCCAGGCACAGGGCGACGCCAGCGGCCTGATCAGGACGTTCGGCCGCCGTTACGTATCGGAAATTGCTCCGTTTGCCGAGGCAGGAGCGTGAGGGAGACAGCCATGACCGAAATCAGGGATCAGACGCTCGCGGGCCGCGTCGCACTCGTCACGGGCGCCGGAAACGGCATCGGGCGCGCAACCGCGCTGAAGCTCGCGGCGCGCGGCGCAATCGTCGGCGTCAACGATTTGAAGCGGGAATTCGTTGATAGCACGGTGGACGCAATCAAGGCCGCAGGCGGCAACGCGGTCGCGGTCACGCAGGACGTCTCCAGTCGCGACGGCATGCGGCAGGCGGTTCTTGCATTGGCGGAGGGGCAGAAACGTTTCGACATCCTCGTCAACAACGCGGCCTGGGTCCGCTATCAATCCGTTCCGGATATCGCCCCGGAAACCGTCGATCGCATGCTCAACATCGGCTTCAAGGCGGTGATCTGGGGGATCCAGGCCGCCGCCGAAGTCATGGATGCCGAGCGCGGCGGCGCCATCGTCAACGTGGCGTCAGTGGCCGGCCTGATCTCGGCCAAGAACAGCATGGTCTACAGCGGCATCAAGGCCGGGGTCATGGGCATCACGCGCGCGGCCGCGGCCGAGCTCGGCGCGCGCAACATCCGCGTCAACGCGGTGGCGCCCTCGGCGATTCCGACCGAAGGAACCATGCGCAACCGCAACGCCGAACTCGATGCGCG encodes:
- a CDS encoding SDR family NAD(P)-dependent oxidoreductase, whose translation is MTEIRDQTLAGRVALVTGAGNGIGRATALKLAARGAIVGVNDLKREFVDSTVDAIKAAGGNAVAVTQDVSSRDGMRQAVLALAEGQKRFDILVNNAAWVRYQSVPDIAPETVDRMLNIGFKAVIWGIQAAAEVMDAERGGAIVNVASVAGLISAKNSMVYSGIKAGVMGITRAAAAELGARNIRVNAVAPSAIPTEGTMRNRNAELDARRIERTPLGRLGTVDDIAKAICFLAGDESSFISAQVLTVDGGIVLTNIA
- a CDS encoding acyl-CoA dehydrogenase family protein codes for the protein MAVALQPDEFAATAARAVTACAGLGVREQAQNLAGDGLLGIIADEEVGGLALSIGFAVPVIAAAHSGLLAFPLLETILVGRVLQSSLPRLAAAIVSGEKLATIAWQGEARAEREGELLKLSGSLGRAPCATQVDHILVRMSDGASVLIASDAEGVAVEEAAGLDLTVPEHTVRLEKVEVPIGSILPPGTWDMLNSDATVLRAAAILGSAEACLSLAQEHASTRRQFGHALSYNQAIRHALARQKLALESIRHAITRSLSDDGGPVQRDAAFLAAATYGCSISEGALQIHGGMGFTWDVPVHRHLRRIRTLQAQGDASGLIRTFGRRYVSEIAPFAEAGA